From Solanum stenotomum isolate F172 chromosome 2, ASM1918654v1, whole genome shotgun sequence:
gcctataactaaattgttcacttttagctgttggattgttattgttgcctttgggctattgtggttagctgcaggaatgtgatctatgcctagcagggttatgttctgcctacagggctatatggatgcctaaaagggctatgagttgcctacggggctatattgatgcctagaagggctatgagttgcctacagggatatatattgacgcctaagaaggttatgtgcttcctacagggccatgttgttgcctaagagggctatgagttgtctataagctatgttgatgcctaagagggctatatgactgcctgcggggctaggggactatcgataggggtatacaggatgattggcaccttccgggcttatgggggcctgagtaggtggttttgtgtgctgtttgtacctaccgagcttatgggggcttggttaggttgttgttttattatttttgataaatttagatttagaagcaggtcagtacaattatcttatccttaatttatttatcagattattccagtatgtcaggatacctcatcatagtctattgcctttcatactctgtacattattttgtactgacgccccattgccttggggcgctacattcatgcatgcaggtcctgacagacgactgaGTAGACCTTCTtatcagcaggattgacttttatccggttggtcagcccctttcctccggagctgccagagttgggaggtttgttaccttttgttgtatatattctcataggtaggctggggccctgtcccaccaatctttactactcttagaggcttgcagactagtgtgtggggtttataactatgttatggccatgctggcctagtttTGTTGATTTGCTGAAGCTTGCTGGTTGTGTGATGCGTTGTCTTGTTATATGCATACTTTCAGTTTTcgtatagagatcatggtggccttgacggcccaatcagaacttctgtgctagttgacaatttctttatatgaattcttgggagtagctgtttcttttgtagatctgttgacaggggccttgccggccgagggcttagttttaagccgagatatacttgtttgttttcttaattgcatgtgACTGTCATGCGCtggtagcaaatggttcagcagagtcggctcgggcctgggttttggcattaggagtcagttgcgcccccatgagtttggggcgtgacaatctttttctattttgaaatttaatgaTCTGCTATTCAtaccaaaagaagaagaaaaaaatgattaattgttgactttccttttttaaaatagaattatttttcCCATTGAAATAGCTCAATTTCACCATTAATTATTgacttttcttcaatttttgtcCAAACATGAAACAAAGAGGATATAagtgatgaaattgaagaaggatCGATTTGTGAAGGTGATGGTGGCGACGACAATGGTGTACAGCGTCATTTTGGAAAAGAAAAGTTGAAGAGGTGATGATGGGTGGACATTGACCTAAAAATAGTTTTCCTTTTTtgtcataattttttcattgttaTTTTGACTCAAAATGTCACATGTATGTTGTTTATTgtcaaaaaaatgtttaaatggTTCTAATTCAAGTTGGTAGAAGTGTTCAATAGGCACATGTcatagttgaggtgtctaaatgaattatgcggacaactttaaggggttgTAGATGACTTAAGTCATTAATAAAAACACAAACATGCGTGCATTTCAAACACatgtacataaaaaaaaatagaccaATACAATATTGACATGTGGCAATTGAAGAGTTGTGCCTTTTCtaataaggcacaataaacacaTGCTCGTACTATCTTTCTTGACTATAAATAGGGGAGTTTCCTCacatttttaaatacaaatttctactcttttcttcttcttaaaacacccaatttagtacatattttatatttatttatattataatataaaatagagaaaatacataattaccccattgaacttatacattttttttaagtagACACCTTAAGTTTGTgggagtcctattacccccacGAAACAATTTAAATCCATAATAAATACACCATTTTGGTCCATTTTCACAGTATCCGTGTTATCACGAAATGTGGGCGCGTGAAGGAgtatttatatatctttaaacCAATGTAAAAATGTCATGTGGCACTCTAAATTTGAACAGTATatgtttttttactttttttgtctttttttcaactttctctttctctttcctcTTTCCTCTTTTATTCTTCTTCACCCCCAACTTCATCCCCTTAAATTTTCTTCACCAATTTCATCCCCTTAAATTGTTCCTCACCCGGGAGACCCCTTTCATCTTGCCGCCGCGGATCAATCTCCAATGAAGTCATtactattttatcatttaacaaACACTAACCCTCACCATTTCTAAAATCACATcatcattatattcaaaatcaCTATACTAATGATGGGATTGAAACTCCATTAAAATGGAGCTTTATAGTTCTTCTTAACCAAAAAAGATAgacaataatttcaattttttctaaagaaaaaatattacatatcaAGAAGGGGCGTTGCTTGACTATTTGCAATGTGAAATGTGTGTCGATTACAGAACaatgaaaagaaaacaaaaaaataaagagcataatctttaaaaaagaaaaagaaaaggaaaaggcaATAACAATAGCGAGAAAATAGTGAGAAGCACACATAGGTAAATACCGATTTGATGGtcttttgtttaattaattaaaaattcgtCGTCGATGGAAATAACTATTAACTCCGGCCGAGCAACGAAGTCAAAATTGTCAGATTTACGGTCCAATCCATGGGGGTAATAAAAAGGTATACTAAGAtgaataaagtaaaaaataaaaagtaatttaatgTAAATGGGATtgaaaaactaattaataaaaaattaaattgggGAGTGGGAGACACACGCATGTCCTGAGAACACAAGTGGtgttaaaatgatatatttattatgGATGTAAATGGTTTtatggggtaataggactcccAAAAACTTCAAGTGTCTGCTTCAAAAAAAGGTATAAGTTTGatggggtaattatgtattttctctaaagaaaaattataaactCTATTCAAATAATCCCAAAGGGATTTttagaaaacaaaatattatgtttAAGTTAACCCCACTCCACCcttactttcttattttttcccGGCGAACGTATTTTCCTTGTCACTGCGCCTCAGCTATCAGTAAACATTGCCTCTACCCTTATTCGTCTCCGTCGAATCTTGCTTTCCTTTTTACTGGGCTGCTGCGCTTCAACCGCCTATAAATCATCCCCTTTCTCGAATCTTAACCCTTTCACCAATGTCGATAATATACCATTGATTCCTATCTAAGTTAACCCCTCATTCACCTATCATTCTAATAGCGTTAATTAAAACCTTTCACCCATTGTCTTCATCTTCTTTCCACTCTTAATCATTTATCACacttacaagaaaaataaaattatcggaaaaaaataatcaacctCGCTGGAATATTTTTTCAACGAAAATAATGGAGCTTCACCggattatttgaaaaaaaaaaaggaagaaaaaatcaaaaaagaattGGAGAATTGGAGAATTGGAGAATTGGAGAGGGTGAGAGAGAAAGGTGGAGGGGGTGGGGTGTGTGTAAAGAATGAATAGTTGCAGGGAAGATGGGGAAGAAGACAGTAATGTTCCTGTcgttttttaattaattaataataatagttattatttattaattaggtGTAtaagttgaaaagaaaaaggaaaaatatattttcaaattcctTTACGCGCTTAAATAGGGTGAAATACACCATTTTTGCCATGTCAGCCTTTTGTGGTCAATAGGAATCACTTTTGAACATGTAAGATGTTCAATAGATACTAACCttaattgaggtgtctaagtgaaatatgcGGACAATTTTAAGGGGTCTTAGATGACTTTAGcctttataaataataaaaggaaaaatttttttggccagaaaatttggtcagaatttgGCCATAATGATAgtttatctatgttattttactttttaaatattttatccctttaactttaatacattctaactaaaaaatagaaaaaagatcagtttgttttaaaataaaaaaaatattataattttattaattttctagcCAAATTCTGGAAATTCTCTGGTCAATTAGCACTTTCCATAATAAAAGTACTTATTTTCATTATCCTTTCTCTCCATCTAAACGGCTTAATTACaattaatatttcattaattaCAACAGTATAATAAATCCGAAAAGGCTTAATTACAATTAATACTTCATTAATTACAACAGTATAATAAATCCGAAAAGATAAATAACTAAtctgtttaaaatatcaatggCAGTTTGGATCGAAGGACTAAATTCTTCTTACAAGAGGATAAATTGAATTCTAATGATAACAATAAATGAAAACATGtacatacaaaataatattcttttcttacttttttttttattcaattaatttaaatttgcacAGATTTAttgaaatcaaatatttttatattatgacaataataataataataataatatatctaacactccctatgtccctaattacttgtgtacttttgaattgacacacatattaagaaaataattattgacataatgagtttatcattttatcactattaattatgaagtaaatgaattaaaaacttaagattttcaaaaagttttacctttttcaaagtaattaattgagggtataataggtaaaaatattttgtcctttcttgatttatcgaaataaacaagtaattaagaacaactaaaaaaggaaaattggacaagtaattaggaaaatataaagtttaatatttattgaatATGTATATGGGGAGTGATACCCCTAAATAGATTGTGCAATgctcaattcaaaattttatcccAATTTTTATCGAAACCTAATATTTACACCAAATTAATACAACTCGGAATAAAAAGTAACGCGTAGGAACAGAGAATTGTAGAAAGTTTCGTGTTGCTTTCCAGTACATGTCGTTTTCCCTTTTTCTCCTCTCAACCCCCTCCTAACCCACAAATTCCATTAATTTCACCACCCAACTACCCTAATTTCTCACTtttacactgtatatatatacaataaaaggGTTTCTCTTAAagccactactaaaaaaaaaacccaatttttcttcctccaatttgTACAGGAAAGATCAACAAACCAAGCCATGGGTGGAGGCAATGGACAGAAGGCAAAGATGGCTCGTGAGAAGAACATGGAAAAGATGAAAGGCCAAAAGGGTATGCATAAATTAactttgttgtatatttttttgggaattttttcgataaaagattgaatttttagcTAAATCAAGATTATGATGTATGTGCAGGAAGTCAGCTTGAGGCTAACAAGAAGGCTATGAATATCCAGGTTTTTGTTGAATTCACTGAAATTTGTCTTCTTTTATCTGTAGAATTCATTTCAACCAGCTGAAAAAGTAGAAATTTAGgttttcaattgttttttttttctatttttattcggGGATACACTAAAGGATTTAATTGGCTTTAACTTGCTAaagttttggaatttttgatTGGATATATGGAGTCCCTGGAAGATTTTTGTAGTATAGACCAAACATTTAGTCAGATCTCTGTGTCTGGGAGCTAAAGGGGATGATTTTAGGTGCTGCAATTTGTTAATGTCTTGTTAATCTAATTGAATTGAATGGATAACGAAGAATCTGGATTATGTTTTGTTGGAAAAATGTATTTGATATCTCagaacaaacaacaacaacaacatcattcACAGTGTAATCCTACtagtggggtttggggaggaTAGTGTGTACACAGCTATACTCCTATCTTGGGAAAGAAAGTTTTCAAGTTCATGTATAGATTTATTCTCTTAATATCTTGTTTCATGAGTCTTTAATATGATAATTGTTCTTTTTTACAATTCTAGCCTTAGCTTTGAAAAACATAACTAACCATTTGAGTAGTCTTTGAATTCAATTTGTGCAATTGTGACATGTTTTTTAATAGCTTTGAATAGTGGTTTTTACATTGTTATGTATTTGGATGTTACAAGCTATTAGATGTGAAGCATCTGTCCACTCCTTTGCCTAGGTATGCTCCTATGTATTGGCTAGGGAAGTGTGGAAAAAATGGACATACTCTTCTCCTTTATAATGTCATACACAcctcaagataaaaaaataaaaaaagattttcatACCGTTTTCGTGATTATTTTAGCAAGCAGCTAGTCCGAAATTTTCGTTGTTCCTTTATTAGAACAATATATATTGAACAACTTGTTATAAAGAGTACTTAATATATAATACTTACATACTACCATGTTTGCATAAATTATTTGATCTAGTTGAGAGGAGAAAATTCATCAGGTTTTGAATCTCTTAGTATTAAGAGCAGAGAAATTATGTTTCTGCCATAATGTTTCACCTTTGGAACATCAGGGAAGTGTTAGGCAAAGTTGTGCGTAGGCGAATTAGAAATAGTAGCAGGAGATGTTTGTGCAGCAACAGGAAGACCACTGGTATTTCAGTAGCAGTAGTAGATTGATTGTTTCCATGATCGAGGACAACAGAATAAAAGAAATATCCTTAAGAATATTGtaaaaagaattgaattaaCACGGAAATGGTAGGAACATCGTTTTAGCTTGAAATATGTATGACACACCCTTTAGGGTATTTCATCGGTAAAGGTGTATCCCTCATGATTTAACAAACTCTTCTAGTATAAATTATGAACAGAAATAACAAAGAATAAACAAAAGAATCTAGCACtacaaaagaaaaggagaagaactTGTCTATTTTTTCCACACTTTCAAAACGAACACAGGAGTATATACAGGCAAGAGAGTGAACAAAGGCATAACATCTGATAGCTTGTAATGTCAAATATTATAACTTAAAAGCTATTCAAGGATCTGATACAATTGCACAAATTGAATTCAAATGgtttgttatatttttcaaagcTAACATTgaattgtaaaaaaataattatcatatttaaGTCTCATTAACAACATATGAAAAGAATGAACctaaacatgaatttaaatagtcatcaaaatcatttttctaacATGTCTACACGCTATGCTACTGCCTCACAGCTTTAAAGAGAAGCTGAATTAGCTTAAATTGTGCTCAGATAGAACACAGTTGCCAGTGACACAAATAATCTTGATGATTTATATAAGgattagtatttttttcatgaaaaaaggGTGCTTTTGTTTGCACTATACATAGGTTTTGGTTGATCTAGTTCTTGTCGAACTTTTGAGCAAGGTTGTTGTTACTGATTTATTCAAATTGCGCTCTTGCAAATTTAGGGAATCTGAAGGTCTTCTTTATGTATCACGAATGAGGTAGAATGCACCATGCTGATCCTGTAAGATTGATAATAATGCTAGCAAATCAGATTATgttttatagaaaacaaaagtTAGTATAAGAGATTGATAAATAATGTCTAGTCATTTGTAAAAACAGTGATgtgaagttagaagttaagattattataaaggaaaatgacttttgtTCGTAAGTGGGGAAAGTCATTTCCCCTCTTTCAATAGAAAAAGTTATTCTTGCACAACATTTTGTGACAATTAATCACCCATGACATATTTTTGGAAGGTGTCATCTGGAATATAGTTTCCCCCGTTCCAAACACATTAGTGGCAAAGAGAGTTTGTTTTGttaaagttttgaaagaaaCAAAAGCTGAAGTCATGCTTGTTAAAGAGGGATAGATTGAGAAAAGTGAATTAGAGACGCATGACATATGTTTTTTGATTTAGATGTAAGAATAAATTGTGGGGCGAGTCAACAATTGTTTACCTGTAAATGCAGAGGAAGATACGTTGAACTCACCACCAAAAGAATTGCCTCTATGTCAAACTTTGAATCTCATGGCAACAAAGTTAGAACTTATCACAAACTAAATATCTTTGCTTTGCTGCttgttttcaaaagaaaacTAAAGAAACATCTCTGTTGAAGTAAAATGAATTGTTCTTTTGATATCCATAgagaagttatatatttctcttAGAGAAAAACCGATCACATCCACCATGTTTTGATCATGTGGTGGTTTAGTTTTAGATAACTTAATCTTTATCTCTTTCAACGGGTTGGGTTGGGTCAGCCCACATGGGAGATCCAATATCCAATAGTACTGTGCCATTTGGTATCTAGTTTTCAAGATTTTCTTCAAGAGACTAGAACTTGGGGTTTGTTGCTCAGAAAATGAATGATCCCGCCCAATGCAAGAACTATAATTCTTGCTGAAACTATCTCTCTTTCCATGAGGACTAAGGGTCAAAAACAAGACGGTAAACAAGGAAAGATGATATCTCAGCACTGTTATCCATTTGTCCCGATTCTTGCGAGTTTTCAAAATGCAGTGGAATAAGAAATAGGGCGGTAAACACGGAAAACGGTTTCTAAACAATGTTATTCACTAATTGTCAAAATGTTACGGAATAAgaaacaagatcataaacaagGAAAACAATTTCTAAACAATGTAATTCATCTGTCTAGTTTTTGCTACTTGTCAAAAAATAAGACAGCAACAAGGAAGATGCTATGTAGAACTGTTCTCTAgttattttgaaagaaaaccTGTTATCCATTTGTCTTAACGTTTGCTAATTGTCAAATGCAGTGCAAGGTGTGCATGCAGACATTCATTTGCACCACTTCTGAAGTTAAGTGCAGAGAACATGCTGAGGCGAAACATCCCAAATCTGATGTCTATGCATGTTTCCCTAATCTCAAGAAATGATTCACATATCAGAGTCTGGGCTGATGGTTGTTTCCCAACTATGTTTCTAAATTCTGTTAACCATGATAAAGTTTGAATCTGTTCAAAAGTTGTTGCTTCGTTCTGCTTCAAACTGTTGATGGGCTACTTAGTTTGGAACTCTGTGTGAAATATATGTCTATAATAACTGCCTCCTCTTGGATTCATATCTGCTAGACTTGTCAAGCGTAATGTTTTACCTTGTCATGCTCTGATTGATTATTTACTATTGCTAGTCTTAAACATTCACCACCAAATATTTGGTGGGGGTAGAAGTGATCCTTTGTGAGGTTTTGGGTTTGAGGTTTGAGAATTGAGTCGCTTACCTTTTCGGCACGATTCTATATTAATCGGGGTCGGAAAGTGGGCACCAGACAATGATGGGAAACCCAAAGAGGGTTCTAATCATTTAGTATGTGATGTGATAGCATTCAAGTCTATCATTGTGGTCTGACCTTATCTTCTGTGtcttatcttcttttttaagtttttcttgaggaagagaagaaatCACTGCTGTTATGTTTTGGAAAAAGATTCAAGTAGGGATGCTGATTGTTTGAAATCACGTAATCAGAGATTCAACCGCCCATGTTCAAAGCCGAAATAGAAGTTCGGTGCGAAATTTTAGTAGCTCAATTGACtatttaaactttcatcttgTTATTGAGGATTCGATCCATGTAACCCCCATTTCTTGTTTTCCTACTCccaaattgttttttaaaaacaaaaaacacaGAAGTCAGGTTGTTAACTACTTACTTGCTAGAATATGAAAGACGTAGAAGATTATggaaaaagacattttttaaaacaaatttaggGGTAGACATGATTTTTGCCCGAGAGTAAAATACATGACTAGAAACTATTACTGTATattataaacacataaaaagacagctatatatatatattcagggTTGAAAATTGCGaggttcaagttcaaattctagtAGAAAGAAATATTAGGtgatattttttcatttgtttttaaTCTTGATAGATAAAATTACTCGGTACTTGTTGGTGATGGAAAACGACAGGTATCTAGTGGAATTTATCAAAATAAGCACGAGATGAATCGGACAGCGTTGTCCTAGGTTTCTGATTGTGATTTTAATATAGTCAAAGTTTATTTGGAGTAGATAGATAGaagtctttaaaaaaaaaaagagctatTAGAACTACTGAAAGacattgttattttcttaagcaTCTCTTGTGTAATATCAACTTCTTATCTGAACCAACAACGTATACGTTTCGAAATTAGGGACAATGAACCAGCttttatttgtataataataacaaatacGTGATTGTCTTGTAGtaatttattgaaaatattctttttcacGTAACAATTTCTTATTACTGAAAAAGggaaagtaattttttaatttcattactagcgtttaaattgattttcttgtacCATACTATATTGATTGGGATGAATGAAACTAATTTAATCACAACAACACTATAATCAAGTCAGCAAACTAAACACGTCTCTAGTAAGTAAGTCACACTTTCATTCTTCCAAAtgtagattatttttattttattcgtAAAAATATATTCCTTCATCCATAAAATAAaggttaaaaatgaaaatactaGCAATTAGCTAGCATACTTTTGCTAAAGTATGTATTGTAAATATCTTTCTAAGAAACAATACTATATGTATAAAAATGAGTCAGTACCATTTGATAATAATCCACTGAATGACAATAAGTTCAATCCTGAACCAGAAATTCCAGGTTTTGACTTTGGAAATAAAATTcttctgataaaaaaaaatattctaccCAAAGTGAGATTTCTATGTACAAAAACAAATTAGGATCATTTAGCCCAAACCAGATAGGTGTAAAAAGTTCGATAAGAAACTGATGTAAACTGACGGGGAGTACTTAAATGGTATGTATCTTTCACTTCCAATCTTAACATTATGAATTCGAGtcatcaaaacaacaaaaaaaaaaaatggaaatttctAGGGAGGAattaaaaagagagagagaaacttcATAGGTCCTCCAAGCAAGGTTAACCatcttataaaaaattataatcgatagtaaaaatataactttatttttcaagtaaGTTCACCGTAAGCTAACACTAATGTTTTATCAGTGACTCCGACTTCAGACCCCTCGTGAGCGTTACCATAAACAGAATGTTGGCATCACCCAACatttacaaattaaattgtGACAATAAAGGATCATCATTATTAACACAAAAATTTGCATATGTAACTGCATGTTGTAACGCCTAATCAGTGACCACGAACTGCATGAGTATGGGCGGAGTTACAAGTTCATCAGAAAAGTacatttactttttatattttgaatttcgtGAAAATTCTGCTTTTACCATTGGCTAGAAAGGCGAAATTAAACATTTTTTGAAAGTAAAATCTGTTGCATGATAAGTGAAGTTACTCAGACGATAATATTCGAGTcagaacaacaacaaaaaggtTAAAGCTCGTAGCGCGAGAAAAAACTGattgcatatatattttttatttacatgcCTAAACTGTAATTCCGATGACTATTTTACACTGATTTTCCCCAACTTTCCAATCGTCAAAAAGCCATAAAACAGATAGAAAAATTCGATCCAAAACTAATTTACATACTTACAGTGAATTAAAATCGACACTCGATTTTCACTTTTCTTAACCGCTAGCGAGGGTGGTGCTGAGGAAGCCGGAACCGAAACTGCGACGCCGGAGATCTAACAGCAACGCCGTGCCAACATATACCACCTCTACACAACTCATCGGAATGATGACGTGGCTGATTCCGATTCTGAGTAAGATGACGATCGCGTGTCAAAGCACACCTAGTAACCTTACGTGACACATCCCACGtcaaactcaaaatcaatacactTCCTACAACAGCTGTTGATACAATCAGCACAAAAACTCCGCCGTAGCTCCGTCCAGTCATCAATCCGTACGCCTTCATTGCCGCTATCACTAACAGGTACAACGTCGTTAAATTCCCCACTACAGTATCCGAAATCGCCATAATTATTGATCTTCTAAGATCAAAATTAAGTTGAAATTTGGTAAATTTTGAGTCTACAGCAGGTAGTGAACTGATAATAAAGGGTTTTAAAAAGGGATTATGGTATGGAGTGAGAATTACGAAATTTTCGATTTGGGGTTGGGGTAGGCGTAGGGGTACGGGGTGTAAGATAATGCTATGGGTTCTGAGcttatcttctttttattttcagtaTTTTGAGGAAAGGGAAAGGTAGCAGTGAATCTGATTCAGTATTCCAACTATAGAGACTCGTCCATTGGCTCATAATTACTCTgttcgtttcaatttgtttgtgttattttttttttactcttttaaaattaagGTAGCAGTCAAGTGCTAGCtaacttttaaataatatgtttaCTATTActtcatttgtttttatttgcttgtcaaatatttttaatttaattttttatttttgacatatCAAAGAAgggtaattttctttttttctattatatcttcaatttaattatattgaGTTAATGTCTTTGAAAAATTGTAGTGAGTATGTTTGGGACTTTATCaattaataaaagtaaaatgataaattcattatactactcattattttcttaacaaGTGTGACAAACTAAAATTTGACTAGTAAATAGACATGAAGGAAGTACTagatatctttagtttaagataataattttttaatttatttttataaaagtttattttaaatcaaaattagataaataaattgagacGAGAACGATTAAAAATTATGACCATCCAAAAATATGATGACGTGTGTCTAAAATGTGGGACACTGTGGGTATTATCACCTTTATTTAAACGTGGCGGCACAACATTCCTTATTGTCACTTAAAAGACAGCCAATTATGTCGTCATTTCAAT
This genomic window contains:
- the LOC125855405 gene encoding uncharacterized protein At2g23090-like, with protein sequence MGGGNGQKAKMAREKNMEKMKGQKGSQLEANKKAMNIQCKVCMQTFICTTSEVKCREHAEAKHPKSDVYACFPNLKK
- the LOC125855203 gene encoding uncharacterized protein LOC125855203; translated protein: MAISDTVVGNLTTLYLLVIAAMKAYGLMTGRSYGGVFVLIVSTAVVGSVLILSLTWDVSRKVTRCALTRDRHLTQNRNQPRHHSDELCRGGICWHGVAVRSPASQFRFRLPQHHPR